The genomic segment GCTTTCCAAAGTTCATCGCGCATGCGACTTGCGTGTTCCTGGTCAATGCAGAATACGATAGTCTTTGCCATGGGGTCGTTCTGCTTCAGGAATTCTACAATCCTGCGGGCAACAATCGGCGTGCGGTCATCTAGCACCAAGTTGCGGTCAAAATCTTTCGTATTGTAAATGCGGTCTTCAACGATGTTTCCGTTCTTGTCGCGTTTACCTTTTTCAGGCCGCCAACCTTCTAGGTCCACATTGATACCAATACGCAAAACCGTATAAGGAGCAAGGAATCCGTCATCTATCCCCTGCTTCAAAGAATAAGTGTATATCGGGTCACCGAAGTATTCCGAAGACGAGATGTCTTTTGTTTCTTTCGGTGTTGCAGTCAAACCAATGTGAGTTGCACTCTTGAAGTAATCCAGAATCTTTCGCCAAGCGCTATCTTCGGCCGCACTCCCGCGGTGACATTCGTCAACGACCACCAAATCGAAAAAGTCGGGTGAGAATTCCCTATATGCGTCGGCATCTTCATCGTAATTTGTAAGCCCCTGATACAAGGCCAAATAGATTTCATAAGCCTTATCAATCTGCTTATGGCGGACAATTGTCATTTTGTCCTTGAAAGGCTTGAAGTCTCCGCGCTTGGTTTGCGTAATCAGGTTATCGCGATCTGCAAGGAAAAGAATTCGCGGGGTCTTGCCCGGAACCTTGTTCTTTGTCCAGCCGCTTTTCCACAACCGCCAAATGATATGGAATGCAGTAAGCGTTTTTCCGGTACCGGTCGCCATTACCAAAAGGATTCTGTCTTGCCCCTTTGCAATTGCCTCTACTGTGCGGTTAACGGCAATCTGCTGGTAATAACGCAGACTGTATCCTGAACTATCGACATAATAATCTTGTGTCGCCGTGGATTCCGCTTCTGGTGAGTCGATACCTTTGTACCGTTTGTAGCAAGCCCAAATTTCTTCGCTCGTCGGGAAATGATCTAGGTCGCGTTCTTCTACTGCGATAGGGTTCCCTTGACTATCTTTCGGACCGCAGTTTTCACGATAGCGAATCGAGAACGCATCGCCATTACTGCTAATCGCTACGGGAATATCCAGAGTCTGCGCATAAGAAAGAGCTTGTTGAATGCCATC from the uncultured Fibrobacter sp. genome contains:
- the hsdR gene encoding EcoAI/FtnUII family type I restriction enzme subunit R produces the protein MNKKELSERDIVTKFILPGIVKAGWTMDVQVREEVSFTDGRIFVKGKTVVRGQKKRADIILYYKPNMPIAVVEAKDNKHYLSDGIQQALSYAQTLDIPVAISSNGDAFSIRYRENCGPKDSQGNPIAVEERDLDHFPTSEEIWACYKRYKGIDSPEAESTATQDYYVDSSGYSLRYYQQIAVNRTVEAIAKGQDRILLVMATGTGKTLTAFHIIWRLWKSGWTKNKVPGKTPRILFLADRDNLITQTKRGDFKPFKDKMTIVRHKQIDKAYEIYLALYQGLTNYDEDADAYREFSPDFFDLVVVDECHRGSAAEDSAWRKILDYFKSATHIGLTATPKETKDISSSEYFGDPIYTYSLKQGIDDGFLAPYTVLRIGINVDLEGWRPEKGKRDKNGNIVEDRIYNTKDFDRNLVLDDRTPIVARRIVEFLKQNDPMAKTIVFCIDQEHASRMRDELWKAAPPEWHERSDEYIMRITSDDKEGRLKLDDFKNPEKTYPVIAVTSKLLSTGADTKTCKLIVLESNIGSMTEFKQIIGRGTRVYEEYDKLYFTIMDFRNVTNLFSDPTFDGEAIRIKEVKPNDPMPADSSTSGDAPEDLIDPVTGSKVVFPETPPYPTPNPPSGEVADRPSKVYVAGVPISILNERKEFLDPSGKLITTTLREFTRQG